From a single Streptomyces sp. NBC_00377 genomic region:
- a CDS encoding Gfo/Idh/MocA family protein: protein MSTGKSLRAGLVGLGSMGRHHARVLSGLDGVDLVGVVDPMGDKFGAAQGAPILDTVEELIALGVDYAVVACPTALHEPVGLALAEAGVCALVEKPVADTVDGARRLVEAFESRGLVAGVGHIERCNPALMSLRARLEAGELGDVYQVVTRRQGPFPHRIADVGVVKDLATHDIDLTGWVTGRQYVSIAAHTVSKSGRPHEDMVSAVGRLDDGTMVNHLVNWLSPLKERFTSVTGERGCFIADTLTADLTFHSNAAVTTEWEALRAFRGVSEGDMIRYAIPKREPLQVEHELFRDAVLGKQADICTLRQGMRTVEVAAAVLESATKNTSVTLPVEDLAVHGS, encoded by the coding sequence GTGAGTACCGGGAAGTCGCTGCGGGCGGGACTCGTCGGCCTCGGTTCCATGGGGCGTCACCACGCCCGTGTCCTGTCCGGTCTCGATGGCGTCGACCTCGTCGGCGTCGTCGACCCGATGGGCGACAAGTTCGGCGCCGCCCAGGGCGCGCCGATCCTGGACACCGTCGAGGAGCTCATCGCCCTCGGCGTGGACTACGCCGTCGTGGCCTGTCCCACCGCACTGCACGAGCCGGTCGGCCTGGCGCTCGCCGAGGCCGGTGTGTGCGCGCTGGTCGAGAAGCCGGTCGCCGACACCGTCGACGGCGCGCGCCGTCTCGTCGAGGCCTTCGAGTCGCGCGGCCTGGTGGCCGGCGTGGGGCACATCGAGCGCTGCAACCCGGCGCTGATGTCGCTGCGCGCGCGCCTGGAGGCCGGCGAGCTGGGTGACGTCTACCAGGTCGTGACCCGCCGCCAGGGCCCCTTCCCGCACCGCATCGCGGACGTCGGCGTCGTCAAGGACCTCGCCACCCACGACATCGACCTCACCGGCTGGGTCACCGGACGCCAGTACGTGTCCATCGCCGCGCACACCGTCTCCAAGAGCGGTCGTCCGCACGAGGACATGGTCTCCGCGGTGGGGCGTCTCGACGACGGCACCATGGTCAACCACCTGGTGAACTGGCTGAGCCCGCTCAAGGAGCGGTTCACGTCGGTCACCGGTGAGCGCGGCTGTTTCATCGCCGACACCCTCACCGCCGACCTGACGTTCCACTCCAACGCCGCCGTGACCACCGAGTGGGAGGCCCTCCGGGCGTTCCGCGGTGTGTCCGAGGGCGACATGATCCGTTACGCCATCCCGAAGCGCGAGCCGCTCCAGGTCGAGCACGAGCTGTTCCGGGATGCGGTGCTGGGCAAGCAGGCCGACATCTGCACCCTGCGCCAGGGCATGCGCACCGTCGAGGTGGCTGCGGCCGTCCTCGAGTCGGCCACGAAGAACACCAGCGTTACCCTTCCGGTGGAGGACCTGGCCGTCCATGGCAGCTGA
- a CDS encoding glycosyltransferase family 2 protein, whose protein sequence is MSAAPDVSVVVAVYNTMPYLTECLNSLVQQTIGRERLEIVAVDDGSTDDSGRELDRFAALYPDTVKVIHQANSGGPAAPSNRALELATGRYVYFIGSDDYLGEEALERMVKYADKHESDVVVGKMVGTNGRYVHQALFQHGDREVRPDEPGVPFTLANTKLFRREMVEKYKLRFPEHMAVGSDQPFTIEALVRARKISVVASYTCYYAVKRGDASNITYRANHLSRLECTAEMMNFTAGLIEAGPERDAILHRHFLWELAKLVQDDFPGLDRELRVQICAGIARLADAYFTDGIRDAMDVKRRVRISLARAGAVDELSEAITSEAENGVPFVIEGARAFARYPGFRDPRIGLPDHVFEVLAKDSVGAQLAPGTRLLTSEWEQQGDGLTYVASVRVPVTGVSDGVTLRLAKGAMPKSADKPGARKLKPNHKTPAVVGEQVVEPAEDGAAMVLHARVPLDHVTVKRGVRVYLDVAGATYEVPVRGSDLPMPLARRWGPEGDPYRASALVNDKGRVVIDTARMYPPKRDQILRTLGAPVRKLKSLAGRVRSVGVRKLKSAGFKKPTGSKRK, encoded by the coding sequence ATGAGTGCTGCGCCTGACGTCAGTGTCGTCGTCGCGGTATACAACACGATGCCGTACCTGACGGAGTGCCTGAACTCCCTGGTCCAGCAGACCATCGGACGCGAGCGGCTCGAGATCGTCGCCGTCGACGACGGTTCCACCGACGACAGCGGCCGCGAACTCGACCGGTTCGCGGCGCTTTACCCGGACACCGTCAAGGTGATCCACCAGGCGAACTCCGGTGGTCCGGCAGCGCCCAGCAACCGGGCACTGGAGCTGGCCACCGGCCGGTACGTGTACTTCATCGGCTCCGACGACTACCTCGGCGAGGAAGCGTTGGAGCGCATGGTGAAGTACGCCGACAAGCACGAGTCGGACGTGGTCGTCGGCAAGATGGTCGGCACCAACGGCCGCTACGTCCACCAGGCGCTGTTCCAGCACGGCGACCGGGAGGTCCGCCCGGACGAGCCGGGGGTGCCCTTCACCCTGGCCAACACCAAGCTGTTCCGCCGCGAGATGGTGGAGAAGTACAAGCTGCGTTTCCCCGAGCACATGGCCGTGGGCAGCGACCAGCCGTTCACCATCGAGGCCCTCGTGCGGGCCCGGAAGATCTCGGTGGTGGCGAGCTACACCTGCTACTACGCGGTCAAGCGGGGCGACGCCAGCAACATCACCTACCGCGCCAACCACCTCTCCCGGCTCGAGTGCACCGCCGAGATGATGAACTTCACGGCCGGCCTCATCGAGGCGGGACCGGAGCGCGACGCCATCCTGCACCGCCATTTCCTCTGGGAGCTGGCCAAGCTCGTCCAGGACGACTTCCCGGGCCTGGACCGCGAGCTTCGCGTGCAGATCTGCGCGGGCATCGCGCGGCTGGCGGACGCGTACTTCACCGACGGCATCCGCGACGCCATGGATGTCAAGCGCCGGGTGCGGATATCCCTGGCCCGGGCCGGCGCGGTCGACGAGCTGTCCGAGGCCATCACCTCGGAGGCGGAGAACGGCGTCCCGTTCGTGATCGAGGGCGCACGCGCCTTCGCGCGCTACCCCGGTTTCCGCGACCCGCGCATCGGCCTGCCCGACCACGTGTTCGAGGTTCTGGCCAAGGACTCGGTGGGCGCCCAGCTCGCCCCCGGCACCCGGCTGCTCACCTCCGAGTGGGAGCAGCAGGGGGACGGTCTCACCTACGTGGCGTCCGTACGGGTGCCCGTGACGGGCGTCTCCGACGGCGTCACCCTGCGGCTCGCCAAGGGCGCCATGCCCAAATCGGCCGACAAGCCGGGCGCCCGGAAGCTGAAGCCGAACCACAAGACCCCGGCGGTGGTGGGCGAGCAGGTCGTCGAACCCGCCGAGGACGGCGCAGCGATGGTGCTGCACGCCCGCGTCCCGCTGGATCACGTCACCGTCAAGCGCGGTGTCCGGGTGTACCTGGACGTGGCCGGCGCCACGTACGAGGTTCCCGTGCGGGGCAGTGACCTGCCCATGCCGCTGGCGCGCCGGTGGGGCCCGGAGGGGGACCCCTACCGGGCGTCGGCCCTGGTGAACGACAAGGGGCGGGTCGTGATCGACACGGCCCGCATGTACCCGCCGAAGAGGGATCAGATCCTCCGGACGCTGGGAGCTCCCGTCCGGAAGCTCAAGTCCCTGGCCGGCCGCGTGAGGTCGGTCGGTGTCAGGAAGTTGAAGTCCGCCGGTTTCAAGAAGCCGACCGGTTCCAAAAGGAAGTAG
- the wecB gene encoding non-hydrolyzing UDP-N-acetylglucosamine 2-epimerase: MKVISIVGARPQLVKLAPIAAAFAGTEHEHFIVHTGQHYDADLSDVFFQGLGIPDPDVHLGVGSGTHGVQTGAVLSALDPVFERERPDWVLVYGDTNSTIAGALSAVKMHLPVAHLEAGLRSFNRRMPEEHNRVLTDHSADVLLAPTEEAMRHLADEGLKQRAVLAGDVMVDICLRIRDAVLAGEHAAPVLPEGIDPEQPFLLATIHRPDNTDDPERLAAIVDSLAGLPVPVALLAHPRLVARAKEHGIELTKGSLHVGRPLPYAGLVAAVLASSGVVTDSGGLQKEAFLLERVTTTIRPETEWVETVETGWNILVPDPHTLTADEWAAKVTREAPTADKGTPYGDGRAAHNVVRILEEWQTLVRNGE; this comes from the coding sequence GTGAAAGTCATCAGCATCGTCGGAGCCCGGCCCCAACTGGTGAAACTCGCGCCCATCGCGGCCGCGTTCGCCGGGACCGAACACGAGCATTTCATTGTGCACACCGGACAGCACTACGACGCCGATCTGTCCGACGTCTTCTTCCAGGGCCTCGGCATCCCCGACCCGGACGTCCACCTCGGCGTCGGCTCGGGCACCCACGGCGTGCAGACCGGTGCGGTCCTCTCGGCCCTCGACCCGGTGTTCGAGCGTGAGCGGCCCGACTGGGTCCTGGTCTACGGCGACACCAACTCCACGATCGCCGGCGCCCTGTCGGCCGTGAAGATGCACCTGCCGGTCGCGCACCTCGAGGCGGGTCTGCGGTCCTTCAACCGCCGTATGCCGGAGGAGCACAACCGCGTCCTCACCGACCACAGCGCGGACGTGCTGCTCGCCCCGACCGAGGAGGCCATGCGCCACCTCGCCGACGAGGGCCTGAAGCAGCGCGCGGTGCTCGCGGGCGATGTCATGGTCGACATCTGCCTGCGGATCCGCGACGCCGTCCTCGCGGGTGAGCACGCGGCGCCGGTCCTGCCCGAAGGCATCGACCCCGAGCAGCCGTTCCTGCTGGCCACGATCCACCGGCCGGACAACACCGACGACCCGGAGCGGCTCGCCGCGATCGTCGACTCCCTCGCCGGGCTGCCGGTGCCCGTCGCGTTGCTCGCGCACCCGCGTCTCGTGGCCCGCGCCAAGGAGCACGGCATCGAGCTGACGAAGGGTTCGCTGCACGTCGGCCGCCCGCTGCCGTACGCCGGTCTGGTCGCCGCGGTGCTTGCCTCGTCCGGTGTCGTCACCGACTCCGGTGGCCTGCAGAAGGAGGCGTTCCTGCTGGAGCGCGTCACCACCACGATCCGTCCGGAGACGGAGTGGGTGGAGACGGTCGAGACCGGCTGGAACATCCTCGTCCCGGACCCGCACACGCTGACCGCCGACGAGTGGGCCGCCAAGGTCACCCGTGAGGCGCCCACCGCCGACAAGGGCACCCCGTACGGCGACGGGCGTGCCGCGCACAACGTCGTCCGCATCCTCGAGGAATGGCAGACCCTCGTCCGCAACGGCGAGTGA
- a CDS encoding DegT/DnrJ/EryC1/StrS family aminotransferase: MTDAHEFIPAAKPVISEEEIEAAVRVLRSGMVVQGPEVAAFEEEFSELVDGRHCVAVNSGTSALHLSLLALGLGPGDEVIVPSFSFAASANAVRLVGADVVFADIDPETFCLDPAAVEAALSPRTAAIMPVHLYGHPAAMDKIMAIAGQHGLAVVEDACQAHAAALHGTPVGAFGAAGTFSFYPTKNMHSLEGGMISTGDAETARTLRLLRNQGMEKRYANEIVGANVRMTDVSAAIGRVQRRKLDGWTEQRIANAAYLTEHITAPNVITPKVAEGARHIYHQYTVRIQGDRDAAMARLTEAGIGNAVYYPTPIHRLKPYWEPDQKAGRDWTLPETDRAAAEVVSLPVHPALSTQDLERIVTAVNALGEQL, translated from the coding sequence ATGACCGACGCCCATGAGTTCATACCGGCCGCCAAGCCTGTGATCTCCGAGGAGGAGATCGAGGCTGCCGTGCGCGTGCTGCGCAGCGGCATGGTCGTCCAGGGGCCCGAGGTGGCCGCCTTCGAGGAGGAGTTCTCGGAGCTGGTCGACGGACGCCACTGCGTCGCGGTCAACTCCGGAACCTCCGCGCTGCACCTGTCGCTCCTCGCCCTCGGTCTCGGCCCGGGCGACGAGGTCATCGTTCCGTCGTTCTCGTTCGCCGCCTCCGCCAACGCGGTGCGGCTGGTCGGCGCCGACGTCGTCTTCGCCGACATCGACCCAGAGACGTTCTGTCTGGACCCGGCCGCGGTCGAGGCTGCCCTGTCGCCGCGCACCGCCGCCATCATGCCGGTGCACCTGTACGGCCACCCGGCCGCCATGGACAAGATCATGGCGATCGCCGGGCAGCACGGGCTCGCCGTGGTCGAGGACGCCTGCCAGGCCCACGCGGCCGCGCTGCACGGCACCCCGGTCGGCGCGTTCGGCGCAGCGGGCACGTTCAGCTTCTACCCGACGAAGAACATGCACAGCCTCGAGGGCGGCATGATCTCCACCGGGGACGCCGAGACCGCCCGGACCCTGCGCCTGCTGCGCAACCAGGGCATGGAGAAGCGCTACGCCAACGAGATCGTCGGCGCCAACGTACGGATGACGGACGTGTCCGCGGCCATCGGCCGCGTCCAGCGCCGCAAGCTGGACGGCTGGACCGAGCAGCGCATCGCCAACGCCGCGTACCTCACCGAGCACATCACCGCGCCGAACGTGATCACGCCGAAGGTCGCCGAGGGCGCCCGGCACATCTACCACCAGTACACGGTGCGCATCCAGGGCGACCGCGACGCCGCCATGGCCAGGCTGACCGAGGCCGGCATCGGCAACGCCGTGTACTACCCGACTCCCATCCACCGGCTGAAGCCGTACTGGGAGCCGGACCAGAAGGCGGGCCGTGACTGGACCCTGCCCGAGACGGACCGCGCGGCCGCCGAGGTCGTGTCGCTGCCCGTGCACCCGGCCCTGTCCACGCAGGATCTGGAGCGCATCGTCACCGCTGTCAATGCTCTGGGGGAGCAACTGTGA
- a CDS encoding nucleotide sugar dehydrogenase has product MNICVVALGKIGLPLAVQFASKGHRVIGADVNEKVVELVNAGVEPFPGEHDLDVKLKQAVDAGLLSATTDTASAVAESEAVVVVVPLFVDAEGTPDFGWMDSATKAIAQGLKPGTLVSYETTLPVGTTRTRWAPMLAEGSGLTAGEDFHLVFSPERVLTGRVFSDLRRYPKLVGGIDEASAARGVEFYEAVLDFDARDDLPRPNGVWDLGTAEASELAKLAETTYRDVNIGLANQFARFADSNGIDVKKVIEACNSQPYSHIHQPGIAVGGHCIPIYPRMYLWNDPAATVVRSAREANAAMPDYAVDLLAAAYGDLTGVNVLVLGAAYRGGVKETAFSGVFPTVEALKARGAVPFVSDPMYTDEELAAHGLTPHAGEKVTAAILQADHAEYRTLTPADLPDVTVLVDGRRTTDPEAWKGVRRVVIGG; this is encoded by the coding sequence ATGAACATCTGTGTAGTAGCACTCGGCAAGATCGGCCTCCCGCTGGCCGTGCAGTTCGCCTCCAAGGGCCACCGGGTCATCGGCGCGGACGTCAACGAGAAGGTCGTCGAGCTGGTCAACGCCGGCGTCGAGCCGTTCCCCGGCGAGCACGACCTCGACGTCAAGCTGAAGCAGGCCGTGGACGCCGGTCTGCTGAGCGCGACCACGGACACCGCGTCCGCCGTCGCCGAGTCCGAGGCCGTCGTCGTGGTCGTCCCGCTGTTCGTGGACGCCGAGGGCACCCCGGACTTCGGCTGGATGGACTCCGCCACGAAGGCGATCGCGCAGGGCCTCAAGCCCGGCACGCTCGTCTCGTACGAGACCACCCTCCCGGTCGGCACCACCCGCACTCGCTGGGCGCCGATGCTGGCCGAGGGCTCCGGCCTGACCGCGGGCGAGGACTTCCACCTGGTGTTCTCCCCGGAGCGCGTCCTCACCGGCCGCGTCTTCTCCGACCTGCGCCGCTACCCCAAGCTCGTCGGCGGCATCGACGAGGCGTCCGCCGCCCGTGGTGTCGAGTTCTACGAGGCCGTCCTCGACTTCGACGCCCGCGACGACCTGCCCCGGCCGAACGGCGTGTGGGACCTGGGCACCGCCGAGGCCTCCGAGCTGGCCAAGCTCGCCGAGACGACCTACCGGGACGTCAACATCGGCCTGGCGAACCAGTTCGCCCGCTTCGCCGACAGCAACGGCATCGACGTCAAGAAGGTCATCGAGGCCTGCAACTCGCAGCCCTACAGCCACATCCACCAGCCGGGCATCGCCGTCGGCGGTCACTGCATCCCGATCTACCCGCGGATGTACCTGTGGAACGACCCGGCGGCGACCGTCGTGCGCTCCGCCCGTGAGGCGAACGCGGCGATGCCCGACTACGCCGTGGACCTACTGGCCGCCGCCTACGGCGACTTGACCGGGGTCAACGTGCTGGTGCTGGGCGCCGCCTACCGCGGCGGTGTGAAGGAGACGGCCTTCTCGGGCGTCTTCCCCACCGTCGAGGCCCTCAAGGCGCGGGGCGCGGTCCCGTTCGTCTCGGACCCGATGTACACCGACGAGGAGCTCGCCGCGCACGGCCTCACCCCGCACGCGGGCGAGAAGGTCACCGCCGCGATCCTCCAGGCCGACCACGCCGAGTACCGCACGCTGACCCCGGCCGACCTGCCGGACGTCACCGTCCTGGTCGACGGTCGCCGTACGACGGACCCGGAGGCCTGGAAGGGCGTCCGCCGGGTCGTCATCGGCGGCTGA